One Gemmatimonadota bacterium genomic region harbors:
- a CDS encoding carboxypeptidase regulatory-like domain-containing protein, with protein MRSLRRFAAAVLGLFLVAPTLGAQIGATTDIITGVVRRVEGNLPIEGAQVEVLSLESNITRRTRTNAQGKYTVLFPDGGGQYQVTVRSLGLAPQAAMVLRTADEDRLVRDFVLTTNPTVLSAVQVRARQETPRDRDAPTPGTVERAINTDQAARLPIDAGDLTQLALLAPGLVAIPGSDSTPGAFSVAGLSPDANNITLDGMSFGSAQMPQEAVRTSRVQTSNFDVSRGQFSGGLISSTSRGGSNNMQGNFTYSLRDRDLAIEGEDPGPAAQGFTQNQFSGGFGGPVVRDKLFGFGALQLRRRNDVVTSLANSDALTLQRFGVSPDSVTRFTQLLTSAGVRPFSVLADDRLSDNVSGMLRLDYLTDGGHSITVRGDWRLSDQDPTRIGPLALPQTGGNNNSWGGGLMTTVTSNFAGRFLNEFKFYVSRDRNEGTPFIEIPAGRVQVTSAFEDGQSGIATLTFGGNTGLPQAGRNTGVEATNEVSWLADGHRLKLGMLVSSTAFSQDVTSNRWGSYTFNSLEDFEAGRPAMFTRTLTPRLREGQGTNVNLYLGDTWRVNRAVQLTYGLRGEGSFFGKTPQYNPAVEQAFGYRTDEVPTDVRVTPRVGFTWTIGMPTQGNPNAAGGQGAAGGGAGGAGGRGQGGGGGGGGGGGRGGFGGGGGFGGGPGGGGQPRWTIRGGLGEFRSAPSTNLVANAAGATGLPNNESQLICIGAIVPTPDWGGFATDPGSIPTSCLGGGNQFVPTTRPNVTVFGDDFAASRAWRSSLGATRRFWQRYTFNFDLSYSRGVAQTGYVDANLNTTPQFALAAEGDRPVFVPAQTVFPATGATTVLASRRDPNFGQVLVTRSDLATDARQATVSLGGFTGRGINFNLSYTWARARDQGSGGGGGGFGGFGGGGGGGGSFGGPTTGGNPNVREWSRSSNERRHVWVATMNYPVNLGLEFTAFGRLTSGSPFTPMVNADINGDGSRNDRAFLFDPAATSDPLLAQGMSTLIAALPNGARDCVNRQLGGIAARNSCTGIWQPSLDLQANWRPNLLGLNRRLAVSFMTVNFLGGLDQWLHGSDNLRGWGQFRGQDNTLLYVRGFDPATNRYTYEVNQRFGATRSGANGITVPFQLGVQARYTLGPDRAREMLNGLIRGGGRGGAGGAGGQAGATGGGANFPGAAILNQNAANAILQLKDSLQLTAEQVAAIQPIADTVTARNAALGREVQEMIRSAGANPDMGAVMSRVTTRLESVRTESEAVLKQLQGILTPAQWTKVPERIKNPPRGPGQGQQRRRG; from the coding sequence ATGAGAAGCCTTCGGAGATTCGCGGCCGCAGTCCTCGGCCTGTTCCTTGTTGCCCCCACCTTGGGCGCCCAGATCGGCGCGACCACCGACATCATCACCGGGGTCGTGCGCCGGGTGGAGGGCAACCTCCCCATCGAGGGGGCGCAGGTGGAGGTGTTGTCGCTGGAGTCGAACATCACGCGCCGGACGCGCACCAACGCGCAGGGCAAGTACACCGTGCTCTTCCCGGACGGCGGCGGCCAGTACCAGGTGACGGTGCGCTCGTTAGGCCTGGCGCCGCAAGCGGCGATGGTGCTGCGCACCGCGGACGAGGATCGCCTGGTACGCGACTTTGTGCTGACGACCAACCCGACCGTGCTGTCGGCGGTGCAGGTGCGGGCGCGGCAGGAGACGCCGCGGGATCGTGATGCGCCGACGCCGGGGACGGTGGAGCGGGCGATCAACACGGACCAGGCCGCGCGACTCCCGATCGATGCAGGGGACTTGACCCAACTCGCGCTGCTTGCCCCCGGGCTGGTGGCTATCCCGGGGAGCGACTCCACCCCCGGCGCGTTCTCGGTCGCGGGGCTGTCGCCGGACGCGAACAATATCACGCTCGACGGCATGTCGTTTGGCTCGGCGCAGATGCCGCAGGAAGCGGTGCGCACCTCGCGCGTGCAGACCTCCAACTTCGACGTCTCGCGCGGGCAGTTCTCCGGCGGGTTGATTTCCTCGACCAGCCGCGGCGGCTCCAACAACATGCAGGGGAACTTCACCTACTCGCTCCGCGATCGTGATCTCGCGATCGAGGGCGAGGATCCCGGACCGGCGGCGCAGGGGTTCACGCAGAACCAGTTCTCTGGCGGATTCGGTGGGCCCGTGGTGCGGGACAAGCTGTTCGGGTTTGGGGCCCTCCAGTTGCGGCGACGGAATGACGTCGTGACCTCGCTCGCCAATAGCGATGCGTTGACGCTCCAGCGGTTCGGCGTGAGCCCAGACTCCGTGACACGCTTCACGCAGCTGCTGACCAGCGCCGGCGTACGACCGTTCAGCGTGCTCGCCGACGACCGGCTCTCCGACAACGTCTCGGGGATGTTGCGCCTCGATTACCTCACCGACGGCGGCCACTCGATCACGGTACGCGGTGACTGGCGCCTGAGTGACCAGGATCCCACCCGCATTGGTCCACTGGCCTTGCCGCAAACGGGGGGAAACAACAACAGCTGGGGGGGCGGCCTGATGACCACCGTCACCTCCAACTTCGCCGGTCGCTTTCTCAATGAGTTCAAGTTCTATGTCTCCCGCGATCGCAACGAGGGGACGCCCTTCATCGAGATCCCGGCCGGGCGCGTCCAGGTCACCTCGGCCTTTGAGGACGGACAGAGCGGGATCGCCACCCTGACCTTCGGCGGGAACACCGGGCTGCCGCAGGCCGGCCGCAACACGGGCGTCGAGGCGACGAATGAGGTATCCTGGCTCGCGGACGGACACCGGCTCAAGCTCGGCATGCTGGTGAGCAGCACGGCGTTCTCGCAGGATGTGACCAGCAATCGGTGGGGGAGCTACACCTTCAACTCCCTCGAGGATTTCGAGGCCGGACGACCGGCGATGTTCACGCGCACCCTCACGCCACGCCTGCGCGAAGGGCAAGGCACAAATGTTAACCTGTACCTCGGCGATACCTGGCGCGTGAATCGCGCGGTGCAGCTGACGTATGGGCTGCGCGGCGAAGGATCGTTCTTTGGCAAGACGCCGCAGTACAACCCCGCGGTCGAGCAGGCCTTTGGGTATCGCACGGATGAGGTGCCAACCGACGTGCGGGTGACGCCACGCGTTGGGTTCACCTGGACGATCGGGATGCCGACGCAGGGGAACCCCAATGCGGCTGGCGGCCAGGGCGCCGCGGGCGGCGGCGCCGGTGGTGCGGGCGGGCGAGGTCAGGGCGGTGGTGGTGGCGGTGGAGGTGGCGGTGGTCGTGGTGGTTTTGGCGGTGGAGGTGGATTCGGCGGTGGTCCTGGCGGGGGCGGCCAACCGCGATGGACCATTCGTGGCGGCCTCGGTGAGTTTCGCTCGGCGCCGTCCACCAACCTCGTGGCCAATGCGGCTGGCGCCACCGGGTTGCCCAACAACGAATCACAGCTCATTTGCATCGGGGCCATTGTGCCCACGCCGGACTGGGGCGGCTTCGCCACCGATCCGGGGAGCATTCCGACCTCGTGCCTGGGTGGGGGCAACCAGTTCGTCCCGACGACGCGACCGAACGTGACCGTGTTTGGCGATGACTTCGCCGCGTCCCGTGCCTGGCGGTCGTCGTTAGGCGCCACCCGTCGCTTCTGGCAGCGCTATACGTTCAACTTCGACCTCTCGTATTCGCGCGGGGTCGCGCAGACCGGCTACGTGGACGCGAACCTCAATACGACGCCGCAGTTTGCCCTCGCCGCGGAAGGCGACCGGCCGGTGTTCGTGCCCGCGCAAACCGTATTCCCCGCAACGGGTGCTACGACGGTCCTTGCCTCGCGCCGGGACCCGAACTTCGGTCAGGTGCTGGTCACGCGATCCGACCTGGCGACCGATGCGCGGCAGGCCACGGTGTCGCTCGGCGGCTTCACCGGACGGGGGATCAACTTCAACCTGTCCTACACCTGGGCCCGTGCGCGCGACCAGGGGTCAGGTGGCGGGGGAGGTGGCTTCGGCGGGTTTGGCGGTGGCGGAGGTGGCGGCGGATCCTTCGGCGGTCCCACGACCGGTGGGAACCCGAACGTGCGCGAGTGGTCGCGGTCATCCAACGAGCGCCGGCACGTCTGGGTCGCCACCATGAACTATCCCGTCAACCTCGGGTTGGAGTTCACGGCCTTTGGACGGCTCACCTCGGGCTCGCCGTTCACTCCCATGGTGAACGCCGACATCAATGGGGACGGGTCGCGCAACGACCGGGCCTTCCTGTTTGATCCGGCCGCGACGAGCGACCCACTCCTCGCCCAGGGAATGTCCACGCTCATCGCCGCGTTGCCGAATGGCGCGCGGGACTGCGTCAACCGCCAGCTGGGGGGCATTGCGGCCCGCAACAGCTGTACCGGCATCTGGCAGCCCTCGCTGGACCTGCAGGCCAATTGGCGCCCGAACCTCCTCGGCCTCAACCGGCGGCTCGCGGTCTCGTTCATGACCGTGAATTTCCTCGGTGGCCTCGACCAGTGGCTGCACGGCAGTGACAACCTGCGCGGGTGGGGCCAGTTCCGTGGCCAGGACAACACCCTGCTGTATGTACGTGGCTTTGATCCAGCCACCAATCGATACACCTACGAGGTGAACCAGCGCTTCGGGGCGACGCGCAGCGGGGCGAACGGCATCACGGTGCCGTTCCAGCTGGGCGTGCAGGCCCGGTATACGTTAGGCCCCGACCGGGCCCGCGAGATGCTTAATGGCTTGATTCGTGGTGGAGGACGCGGTGGCGCCGGTGGCGCTGGTGGCCAGGCAGGTGCGACCGGTGGAGGGGCCAACTTCCCCGGCGCCGCCATCCTCAACCAGAACGCGGCCAACGCCATCCTGCAGCTCAAGGATTCGCTGCAGCTGACGGCCGAGCAGGTCGCTGCCATCCAGCCGATCGCGGATACGGTGACGGCACGCAATGCGGCGTTGGGACGCGAGGTGCAGGAGATGATTCGTTCGGCCGGCGCCAACCCGGACATGGGGGCGGTAATGTCGCGGGTGACCACGCGCCTGGAGTCGGTGCGGACCGAGTCGGAGGCGGTGCTGAAGCAGCTGCAGGGGATCCTGACCCCCGCGCAGTGGACCAAGGTGCCGGAGCGGATCAAGAACCCGCCACGTGGGCCGGGCCAAGGGCAGCAGCGGCGGCGCGGCTAG
- a CDS encoding di-heme enzyme, whose amino-acid sequence MRLPRAAYGALLGALLACAEAHETAEPLSGNPSLFRWSLPAGVAPPSVPVGNPMSAAKVELGRRLFYDTRLSGNGAFACSSCHRQEFGFADAKNIPLGSTGQAHTRNSMGLTNVAYQRNFGWADPSTISLETQALIPELGELPVELGIKGREADVLARLRTEPVYQSLFPTSFGATPDPFTLTNVNRAIAAFERTLISANAPIDRFNRGDSTALSAAARRGLNAFNALRCTRCHAGPNFSIAFEPGAPAGDEFVNTGLYNIGGTGAYPARNGGLSEHTRLASDMGRMKVPTLRNVAVSFPYGHDGSVGSLDDVIGNYARGGRLVPVGPNAGDGQLNPFKDRRISGFAISPQGRADLVAFLQALTDSAFLVDRRFSNPWR is encoded by the coding sequence ATTCGCCTGCCACGCGCGGCGTACGGAGCGCTCCTCGGCGCCCTGCTGGCCTGCGCAGAGGCGCACGAGACGGCAGAGCCCCTCTCCGGGAACCCGTCGCTCTTCCGGTGGTCATTGCCGGCGGGCGTCGCGCCTCCATCCGTCCCGGTGGGCAACCCGATGTCCGCGGCGAAGGTCGAGCTGGGGCGTCGCCTCTTCTACGACACCCGGCTCTCCGGCAATGGCGCGTTTGCCTGCTCCTCCTGCCATCGCCAGGAGTTCGGCTTCGCCGACGCCAAGAACATCCCCCTCGGCTCCACCGGCCAGGCCCACACCCGCAACTCGATGGGGCTGACCAACGTGGCGTACCAGCGCAACTTCGGCTGGGCGGACCCTTCCACAATTTCCCTGGAGACCCAGGCACTCATCCCCGAACTCGGCGAACTCCCCGTGGAGCTGGGGATCAAGGGACGCGAGGCCGACGTCCTCGCCAGGCTGCGTACGGAGCCGGTATACCAGTCGCTCTTCCCCACCTCGTTTGGCGCCACGCCGGACCCGTTCACGCTGACCAACGTCAATCGCGCCATTGCCGCGTTCGAGCGCACGCTCATCTCGGCCAACGCCCCGATCGACCGCTTCAATCGCGGCGACTCCACGGCCCTTAGCGCAGCGGCACGTCGCGGGCTCAACGCTTTCAATGCGCTGCGCTGCACCCGCTGCCACGCCGGCCCCAACTTCTCCATCGCCTTCGAGCCAGGCGCCCCGGCGGGCGACGAGTTCGTCAACACCGGGCTCTACAACATCGGGGGGACGGGGGCCTATCCCGCGCGGAACGGCGGGTTGTCCGAGCACACGCGCCTCGCGTCGGACATGGGTCGCATGAAGGTTCCCACGCTGCGCAACGTTGCCGTGTCCTTCCCCTATGGCCACGACGGATCCGTCGGCTCGCTCGACGACGTCATCGGCAACTACGCCCGCGGTGGCCGCCTGGTCCCGGTGGGGCCAAATGCCGGGGACGGACAGCTGAACCCGTTCAAGGACCGACGCATTTCCGGGTTTGCCATCTCACCGCAGGGTCGGGCGGACCTGGTCGCCTTTCTCCAGGCCCTCACCGACTCCGCGTTCCTGGTGGATCGCCGGTTCTCAAATCCCTGGCGCTAA
- a CDS encoding AAA family ATPase, giving the protein MPPRSRVKTIHGVTGSPFLTRIGLHDDRVQPDVHPFSLPILADGLDLQFASPVTFFVGENGSGKSSLLEAIAWSTGFGMMGGSRDHRFEEGGEGATLGRALKLSWRQRQVDGFFLRAETFHHFSTYLESVGSRWDRYGGRSFHERSHGEAFLALFEHRFEDGLYLLDEPEAALSPQRQLAFLRILNSLASQRIAQFIIATHSPILLALPGSTVLGFDGGRIEPIDYRETDHYRVTRDFLEAPERFFRHLFDAEGT; this is encoded by the coding sequence ATGCCGCCGCGCAGCCGCGTCAAGACCATTCACGGCGTGACCGGAAGTCCCTTCCTCACGCGCATCGGCCTGCACGACGATCGCGTGCAGCCCGACGTGCATCCTTTTTCCCTGCCCATCCTGGCCGATGGGCTGGACCTGCAGTTTGCGTCGCCGGTGACCTTCTTCGTCGGTGAGAATGGATCGGGCAAGTCTTCGCTCCTCGAAGCCATTGCCTGGAGCACCGGGTTCGGGATGATGGGCGGCAGTCGGGACCACCGGTTCGAGGAGGGCGGCGAAGGGGCAACCCTCGGCCGCGCCCTGAAGCTCTCCTGGCGCCAGCGCCAGGTGGACGGCTTCTTCCTGCGGGCGGAGACCTTTCACCACTTCAGTACCTACCTCGAGAGTGTTGGTTCGCGCTGGGATCGTTATGGTGGCCGTTCCTTTCACGAGCGATCTCACGGCGAGGCGTTTCTGGCCCTGTTCGAGCATCGCTTTGAAGATGGGCTCTACTTGCTCGACGAACCGGAAGCGGCGTTGTCGCCGCAGCGTCAACTGGCGTTCCTGCGCATCCTCAACAGCCTGGCGTCGCAGCGCATCGCGCAGTTCATCATTGCAACGCACTCGCCGATCTTGCTCGCCCTCCCCGGGTCCACGGTGCTGGGGTTCGACGGCGGGCGCATTGAGCCGATCGATTATCGCGAGACGGACCACTATCGGGTGACGCGAGACTTCCTTGAGGCGCCGGAGCGATTCTTCCGTCACCTGTTCGACGCCGAGGGGACGTGA
- the araD gene encoding L-ribulose-5-phosphate 4-epimerase AraD: MTRRTRPIPARGRATRALREATCAANIELFTRGLAHFTFGNASAVDRERGLIVIKPSGVPYDRLTAARMVVTDLDGRVIEGSLRPSSDLPTHAALFAAFPGIGGVAHTHSLYATAFAQARRAIPCLGTTHADYFHGAVPVTRPLSARAVATDYERRTGEAIIARFRALDPMAIPAVLVANHAPFTWGATVQAAVDHAAYLEEVAQMACHTLALAPGARPIARHLLDKHYLRKHGARAYYGQRPRT, encoded by the coding sequence ATGACGCGCCGCACGCGCCCAATCCCCGCGCGTGGTCGGGCCACACGCGCCCTCCGCGAGGCCACCTGTGCCGCGAACATCGAACTGTTCACGCGCGGGCTGGCGCACTTCACCTTTGGCAATGCGAGCGCCGTGGATCGCGAGCGCGGGCTGATCGTGATCAAGCCGAGTGGTGTGCCGTACGATCGTCTGACGGCCGCGCGCATGGTCGTCACCGACCTGGACGGTCGGGTCATCGAGGGTTCGCTCCGGCCGTCGTCAGACCTGCCGACCCACGCGGCCCTCTTCGCCGCCTTCCCTGGCATCGGTGGGGTCGCGCACACGCACTCCCTGTACGCTACCGCATTTGCGCAGGCGCGTCGCGCCATTCCCTGCCTGGGCACGACACACGCCGACTACTTCCACGGGGCGGTTCCCGTGACACGACCGCTCTCCGCGCGCGCGGTCGCCACGGACTACGAACGGCGCACCGGCGAGGCGATCATCGCGCGCTTCCGGGCCCTCGATCCGATGGCGATCCCTGCCGTCCTGGTCGCGAACCACGCCCCGTTCACCTGGGGGGCGACGGTGCAGGCCGCCGTCGATCACGCGGCGTACCTGGAGGAGGTCGCCCAGATGGCCTGTCATACCCTGGCCCTGGCGCCGGGCGCCCGGCCGATCGCCCGGCACCTCCTCGACAAGCACTACCTGCGCAAGCACGGGGCCCGCGCCTACTACGGGCAGCGTCCGCGCACCTAA
- a CDS encoding ribulokinase, with translation MTMVAGVDFGTQSVRVSIVDSVRRVIGFGVGEYPVKRDRDDPDFATQSHDDHMRALVDAMQRALDEAGVAGTSIEALALDTTGSTVLPVGEGLVPLDDYYLWCDHRAKDEAARFTAIAHERREPAIDWCGGVYSSEWGFAKVLHWLRHHPERRHEMVTALEHCDMISAVLCGVTDHRQVRRSACAMGHKWLWNASLGGFPPEAFFVAVDPLLAGIRDKLTSPTLTSEHIAGHLCAPWADRLGLRAGIPIPVGAFDAHWDAVGAGIAEGDIVNVIGTATCVMAVADDTGLVPGVCGVVDGSIHPAMMGIEAGLSACGYLFESLAARTGQRVGDLSRELESYRGGQTGLLRLTWDNGDRTVLVNPNLGGVTFGWTLNSTAEDDLFSAIEGTAFHTRIILERMRAHGVPVRRVIHGGGIPQKNEALNRVYASVLNLPVLVPESPITSLGSAIFAFLACGAFPSVQAAQAALCPAYREVAPNPRDVATYDRLYALYRELYFAFGEPESPAVSVGRVLPEIRRIAAEVRAAAR, from the coding sequence ATGACCATGGTCGCCGGAGTGGACTTCGGCACGCAGAGCGTGCGCGTGTCGATCGTGGACAGCGTCCGTCGCGTGATCGGCTTCGGGGTCGGCGAGTACCCGGTCAAGCGTGACCGTGACGATCCCGACTTTGCCACCCAGTCGCACGACGATCACATGCGCGCACTGGTGGACGCCATGCAGCGTGCCCTGGACGAAGCCGGCGTGGCCGGCACCAGCATCGAGGCCCTCGCCCTTGACACGACCGGGTCCACGGTCCTCCCCGTCGGCGAGGGACTCGTTCCGCTCGACGACTACTACCTGTGGTGCGACCATCGCGCCAAGGACGAAGCCGCACGCTTCACGGCGATCGCGCACGAACGACGCGAACCCGCCATCGACTGGTGCGGTGGCGTTTATTCCTCGGAGTGGGGCTTCGCCAAGGTGCTCCACTGGCTGCGGCACCATCCGGAGCGGCGACACGAGATGGTCACGGCCCTCGAGCACTGCGACATGATCTCCGCCGTGCTCTGTGGCGTCACCGACCATCGGCAGGTGCGACGCAGTGCGTGCGCGATGGGGCACAAGTGGCTCTGGAACGCCTCGTTAGGCGGCTTTCCCCCGGAGGCGTTCTTCGTCGCGGTGGACCCACTCCTCGCCGGTATCCGCGACAAGCTCACCAGCCCCACGTTGACCTCGGAGCACATCGCTGGGCACCTCTGCGCGCCCTGGGCGGACCGACTCGGACTCCGCGCAGGGATCCCCATTCCCGTGGGCGCATTCGATGCGCACTGGGATGCCGTGGGCGCCGGCATCGCCGAGGGCGACATCGTCAACGTGATCGGCACAGCGACCTGTGTGATGGCGGTCGCCGACGACACCGGCCTCGTGCCGGGAGTGTGCGGCGTGGTCGACGGTTCGATTCATCCGGCGATGATGGGAATCGAGGCCGGGTTGTCGGCCTGTGGTTACCTGTTCGAATCCCTGGCCGCACGCACCGGGCAGCGCGTCGGCGACCTGTCGAGGGAACTGGAGAGCTATCGTGGCGGCCAGACGGGACTGCTGCGTCTCACGTGGGACAACGGCGACCGCACGGTACTGGTGAATCCCAACCTCGGGGGCGTCACCTTCGGCTGGACCCTGAACTCAACGGCCGAGGACGACCTCTTTTCCGCCATCGAGGGGACCGCGTTTCACACGCGGATCATCCTGGAGCGCATGCGGGCGCATGGTGTCCCGGTTCGGCGGGTGATCCATGGCGGCGGGATTCCGCAGAAGAACGAGGCGTTGAACCGCGTGTATGCCAGCGTCCTCAATCTTCCGGTGCTGGTCCCCGAATCGCCGATCACCTCGCTCGGCTCCGCCATCTTCGCCTTCCTCGCCTGCGGCGCCTTTCCCTCGGTGCAGGCCGCCCAGGCGGCACTGTGCCCCGCATACCGCGAGGTGGCACCCAACCCGCGCGACGTGGCGACCTATGACCGCCTGTACGCCCTGTACCGGGAGCTGTACTTCGCGTTTGGGGAGCCGGAGTCGCCGGCCGTCAGCGTGGGGCGCGTGCTCCCGGAGATCCGGCGGATCGCAGCGGAGGTCCGGGCGGCGGCTCGTTAG
- a CDS encoding L-fucose/L-arabinose isomerase family protein has product MALHKLVSNAGGKARAQRARQLARPTASTPPRVTLGVIVGNRGFFPGHLAATGREEMLRALSAEGIDAVIIDAGATNHGAIESRAEARACAALFRQHRERIDGVVVTLPNFGDERAIADTLRLAALNVPVLIHATSDDPAKMKIDHRRDAFCGKMSACNVLRQYGIRYSLTTEHTQRPESPGFRADLRRFAATCRVVKGLRGARIGAIGARPAAFKTVRYSEKILEAAGISVEPIDLSEILGRIARLKDKDAAVQGKLAEMVAYVDTSGVPDAALLKMAKLGLVMDRWMQEVEVTVSAVQCWTSLEEFFGVVPCTLMSMMSNANLPSACEVDVMGTISMLALTLASGSPAALLDWNNNYGDHPNKAVCFHCSNLPRDFFEAPVMDYQEIIAGTVGRENTYGTIVGKVKAGPMSFARFSTDDRTGAIRGYVGEGHFTKDKLSTFGGAGVVEIAHLQPLLRHICREGFEHHVAGTFSHVADAVHEAATQYLGWDVLRHA; this is encoded by the coding sequence ATGGCCCTCCACAAACTCGTCTCCAATGCTGGCGGCAAGGCCCGCGCCCAACGCGCCCGCCAGCTCGCCCGCCCCACGGCGTCCACGCCCCCTCGCGTCACCCTCGGCGTGATCGTCGGCAACCGCGGCTTCTTCCCGGGACATCTCGCCGCCACGGGGCGCGAAGAGATGTTGCGCGCACTCTCGGCGGAAGGAATCGACGCGGTCATCATTGATGCGGGAGCGACCAACCACGGGGCCATCGAGAGCCGGGCGGAGGCTCGCGCCTGTGCCGCACTCTTCCGCCAGCATCGCGAGCGCATCGATGGTGTGGTGGTGACGCTGCCTAACTTCGGGGACGAGCGCGCCATCGCCGACACGCTGCGGCTCGCCGCCCTCAACGTTCCCGTCCTCATCCACGCCACCTCCGACGACCCGGCGAAGATGAAGATTGATCATCGGCGCGATGCGTTCTGCGGCAAGATGTCGGCGTGCAACGTGCTGCGGCAGTACGGCATTCGCTATTCGCTCACGACCGAACACACGCAGCGCCCCGAGTCGCCAGGCTTTCGCGCCGACTTGCGACGTTTTGCCGCGACCTGTCGCGTCGTGAAGGGGCTGCGCGGTGCGCGCATCGGGGCCATTGGTGCCCGCCCGGCCGCGTTCAAGACGGTCCGCTACAGCGAGAAGATCCTTGAGGCCGCCGGGATCTCGGTGGAACCGATCGACCTGTCGGAGATCCTCGGGCGCATCGCGCGACTCAAGGACAAGGATGCCGCCGTGCAGGGCAAGCTCGCCGAGATGGTGGCGTACGTAGACACCAGTGGCGTACCCGATGCGGCGCTCCTCAAGATGGCGAAGCTCGGCCTGGTGATGGATCGCTGGATGCAGGAAGTGGAGGTCACCGTGAGTGCCGTGCAGTGCTGGACCTCGCTCGAGGAGTTCTTCGGTGTTGTCCCGTGCACGCTCATGAGCATGATGAGCAACGCCAACCTGCCGAGCGCCTGCGAGGTGGACGTAATGGGGACCATCAGCATGCTCGCGCTGACCCTGGCCTCAGGGAGCCCGGCGGCCCTGCTCGACTGGAACAACAACTACGGCGACCACCCAAACAAGGCGGTCTGCTTTCACTGCAGCAACCTGCCCCGCGACTTCTTCGAGGCGCCGGTGATGGACTACCAGGAGATCATTGCCGGTACCGTGGGTCGCGAGAACACGTACGGCACGATCGTCGGCAAGGTGAAGGCCGGCCCGATGTCGTTTGCGCGCTTCTCCACCGATGACCGCACGGGGGCGATCCGCGGGTACGTCGGCGAGGGGCACTTCACGAAGGACAAGCTGTCAACGTTTGGGGGCGCCGGCGTGGTGGAGATCGCGCACCTGCAACCCCTCCTCCGGCACATCTGCCGCGAGGGATTCGAGCACCACGTGGCCGGCACCTTCTCCCACGTCGCCGATGCGGTGCACGAGGCCGCCACCCAATACCTGGGCTGGGACGTCCTGAGGCACGCCTGA
- a CDS encoding ABC transporter permease, with amino-acid sequence MTPADPAPSLVSRLSRSVLRSQQFGLVMVLLLLGAILTASAGSHVDPRSGEEVNNFLNRYTLIQMATDASAFAIMGVGATIVIIAGGIDLSVGAVYALSGVLMAMALRALGPMDPVLTVGAGLALCLAVGLACGVANGLMVIGLGVHPFIITLGTMWIIRGVAFVTSRAESVLVPTSLTAVAKAPLGLGTALYPVPLLVMLLVTVLGGIYLSRSVAGRHIFAVGGNAEAARFAGLNVSRVTLGVFVLSGLLAGVAAFLGAAFYGSATSSDANGYELYVVAAAVVGGASLSGGKGSATSAMLGAVLIVTMRQAIRTLRLDQNYEWIIIGTALIVAVVLDQRGWKRLADKLSTPS; translated from the coding sequence GTGACCCCAGCTGACCCCGCGCCATCGCTCGTGAGTCGGCTGAGTCGCTCCGTGTTGCGGTCCCAGCAGTTCGGCCTGGTGATGGTCCTGCTGCTGCTCGGCGCGATCCTGACGGCCAGCGCCGGATCGCACGTGGATCCACGGAGCGGCGAGGAGGTGAACAACTTCCTGAATCGGTACACGCTGATCCAGATGGCCACCGACGCAAGCGCCTTTGCGATCATGGGGGTCGGCGCCACCATCGTGATCATCGCCGGGGGCATCGACCTGTCGGTGGGGGCGGTCTACGCATTGAGCGGCGTCTTGATGGCCATGGCGTTGCGCGCCCTTGGACCCATGGACCCCGTCCTGACGGTTGGTGCCGGACTGGCGCTCTGCCTGGCGGTTGGGCTCGCTTGCGGTGTCGCGAACGGCTTGATGGTCATCGGACTCGGCGTGCATCCGTTCATCATCACCCTCGGGACCATGTGGATCATTCGCGGCGTCGCCTTTGTGACGAGTCGCGCGGAGAGCGTCCTGGTCCCGACCTCCCTGACGGCGGTGGCCAAGGCGCCGCTGGGGCTGGGGACGGCACTCTATCCGGTCCCCTTGCTGGTGATGCTGTTGGTTACCGTCCTTGGCGGTATCTATTTGTCGCGCAGCGTCGCAGGGCGCCACATCTTCGCGGTGGGTGGCAACGCGGAAGCTGCCCGTTTTGCCGGCTTGAACGTCTCGCGCGTGACCCTCGGCGTCTTTGTCTTGTCCGGGCTGCTCGCCGGCGTCGCGGCTTTTCTCGGCGCCGCGTTTTACGGTTCGGCGACTTCATCGGATGCGAACGGGTACGAGTTGTATGTCGTGGCGGCCGCAGTGGTCGGGGGGGCGTCGCTCTCGGGGGGCAAGGGCAGCGCCACCAGTGCGATGTTGGGGGCCGTGTTGATTGTGACCATGCGACAGGCCATCCGGACATTGCGGCTGGACCAGAACTACGAATGGATCATCATCGGGACGGCGCTGATCGTCGCGGTCGTCCTGGACCAGCGGGGCTGGAAGCGGTTGGCTGACAAACTTTCCACACCATCGTGA